A genomic window from Treponema maltophilum ATCC 51939 includes:
- a CDS encoding alpha/beta hydrolase has protein sequence MYANDDTWKKLQAFLPERNRIGACCEPAETFCSFGAADIHLDVYNEQNNNGVTLVLFHGVGGNGRLLSFIAVPLARLGYKIVCPDLPGYGYTEYRGVPTYTTWIDAGVHIVQRESPRCKKLFVLGLSAGGMLAYNIACSVRGVSGVIVTTLLDNRFKEVREYSAKNKVQARIALPLLPFIPRFLRRLKIPVRAVTNMKAIVNDERILSLLLRDKRSAGSSVYLGFLCSMMESVPAAEPEAFGLPLLLCHPEKDRWTPERISRLFFDRIRGAKELRVLENAGHFPIEQPGIGQLEEAIVSFIKKTV, from the coding sequence GTGTACGCGAATGATGACACATGGAAAAAACTGCAAGCGTTTTTGCCCGAACGCAACAGGATCGGCGCTTGCTGCGAACCGGCCGAAACGTTCTGCTCATTCGGCGCAGCGGACATTCATCTCGACGTGTACAACGAACAAAACAACAACGGCGTTACGCTCGTCCTGTTCCACGGTGTCGGCGGGAACGGCCGGCTCTTGTCGTTTATCGCGGTTCCTTTGGCGCGTCTCGGCTATAAAATTGTATGCCCCGATTTGCCCGGCTACGGCTATACCGAATACAGGGGTGTGCCGACGTACACTACGTGGATTGATGCGGGCGTTCATATCGTTCAGCGGGAATCGCCGCGCTGTAAAAAGCTTTTTGTGCTGGGTTTGAGCGCGGGCGGCATGCTCGCATACAACATTGCTTGTTCGGTACGCGGCGTGTCGGGTGTCATCGTTACAACCTTGTTGGACAACCGATTCAAAGAAGTACGCGAATATTCGGCAAAGAACAAAGTGCAGGCGCGCATCGCTTTACCGCTTTTGCCCTTTATTCCCCGCTTCCTTCGGCGTTTAAAGATTCCGGTAAGAGCGGTAACGAATATGAAGGCAATCGTCAACGACGAGCGGATACTGTCTTTGCTGCTGCGGGACAAACGGAGCGCGGGCTCATCCGTGTACTTGGGTTTTTTATGTTCCATGATGGAAAGCGTTCCCGCCGCAGAGCCTGAGGCGTTCGGACTTCCGCTTTTGCTTTGCCATCCCGAAAAAGACCGCTGGACGCCGGAGCGGATAAGCCGCCTGTTTTTCGACCGCATACGGGGTGCAAAAGAACTGCGCGTACTTGAAAACGCCGGGCACTTTCCGATTGAACAGCCGGGCATCGGTCAGCTTGAAGAAGCGATCGTATCGTTTATAAAAAAAACAGTATAG
- a CDS encoding VOC family protein has protein sequence MAKSKNIKKIYACWIYVSDLKKSIRFYQNIGFELKFIEEDGAWPEFDLGETSFALLQRPAEKGKVQPAKTRIMFEVNDIEKMRQHLISLGVKLIGDIRAEPYGKLLTFEDPDGHWLEFFENKRT, from the coding sequence ATGGCGAAGAGCAAAAATATAAAGAAAATATATGCTTGTTGGATTTATGTAAGCGATTTGAAAAAATCGATCCGCTTTTATCAAAATATCGGTTTTGAACTTAAGTTCATTGAAGAGGACGGAGCTTGGCCGGAATTCGATTTGGGAGAAACGTCGTTCGCCCTGCTGCAACGACCTGCGGAAAAAGGAAAAGTGCAGCCCGCAAAAACAAGAATTATGTTCGAGGTAAATGACATTGAAAAAATGCGGCAACATTTAATTTCTCTCGGCGTCAAACTGATCGGAGATATCAGGGCAGAACCTTACGGCAAACTGCTGACCTTTGAAGACCCCGACGGGCATTGGCTGGAGTTTTTTGAAAACAAGCGGACTTGA
- a CDS encoding class I SAM-dependent methyltransferase, protein MSTYQDANAAVIDRWIAEGWEWGKPVDHQTFVQAKNGQWSVVLTPTKPVPREWFGDLKGKKLLGLASGGGQQMPIFTAAGAECTILDYSEKQLESERIVAEREGYRINIIRADMTKPLPFTDASFDIIFHPVSNCYIEKVEPVFLECFRILKKGGVLLCGLDTGINYIVDQKEEKIINALPFNPLVYEAHRKQLEESDSGWQFSHSLTEQIGSQLRAGFTLTDIYEDTNGEGRLHELHIPSFIATRAVK, encoded by the coding sequence ATGTCTACATATCAAGATGCAAATGCGGCGGTAATAGACCGCTGGATTGCGGAAGGCTGGGAATGGGGAAAGCCCGTCGATCATCAAACCTTTGTGCAAGCGAAAAACGGACAATGGTCGGTTGTGTTGACGCCGACAAAACCGGTGCCGCGCGAATGGTTCGGTGATTTAAAAGGGAAAAAGCTGTTAGGACTTGCATCAGGAGGCGGGCAGCAAATGCCGATTTTTACCGCAGCCGGAGCGGAATGCACGATACTTGACTACTCTGAAAAACAGCTTGAATCTGAGAGAATTGTTGCCGAGCGTGAAGGTTACCGAATTAACATTATACGTGCAGATATGACAAAACCGCTTCCCTTTACCGATGCATCCTTCGATATTATTTTCCATCCGGTAAGCAACTGCTATATCGAAAAAGTTGAACCGGTGTTTTTGGAATGTTTTCGGATACTCAAAAAAGGAGGTGTGTTACTGTGCGGACTTGATACAGGGATCAATTATATTGTTGATCAAAAAGAAGAGAAAATTATCAACGCACTTCCGTTTAATCCGCTCGTTTACGAAGCGCACCGCAAACAGCTTGAAGAATCGGATTCCGGCTGGCAGTTTTCGCATTCCCTTACCGAACAAATCGGCTCTCAGCTTCGCGCGGGTTTTACGCTCACCGATATTTACGAAGACACAAACGGCGAAGGCCGCCTGCACGAACTGCACATCCCGTCGTTTATTGCGACGCGCGCGGTAAAATAG